From Rhodoferax sp. AJA081-3, the proteins below share one genomic window:
- a CDS encoding tetratricopeptide repeat protein → MAAWASFDEGKLEEAIQLTRQSLEHASEDRPHAYAALGWFLLSAGSTEEALALLASSVGRYPEHAPLHWYLGLVHQKEYRLEDAFQALMAAVAFDPNLDEAAVSLAWVLGDMHRFEEAEHYARHALSIKTQPERLAQLGWFLLAQDKWEAAAATLAQALTQQPQSAETRCHLATALQRLGRAAEALQVLSDGLTLSAVTPALLRQHIQLLLDLNRSDEASASVARLLALAPGEGISHTLAAVALERNGDLLAAADHAEQAVACDDQSADAWRALAQVRTRQQRLPEAAQALQAVLALDSHNTGETQQKLGWICITERRFEDAITAFTAAVASNASDPSAWYGLARAQHAAKKVADALAAIQSARHLLEGWLEAQVLHGQILIDQGPAGWEEAVSQLTDALALQPESTETRCHLATVLQHLARNTEAHKVLSDGLEFAPGSGELLRQLADLLLAQHHTQDARTVCRQLLKQQPQEGMNWYRLSLVFVQLQRPGLALRALARARRLATGLPEPWLQTGWLSLEAGDMPAALDAVERLLELAPEKVTSNILAATVLERSGRIKAASEHAEKAVVLDARSGAAWRVLAQVRLRQSRLTDARAALQTALALEPEDTNGTYRQLGWVCVADSHYADAVTAFQCAVQNDAKDAASWYGLAEAHRAAHQFEEALRAIHKALKLRRDWPDAVQLRRRTLGEQIADSMARGLLNFRTATEHARHLQPDPADALPGDTPGAQYEYALCSFSTQSHLPLLRTLTASARRHFSGKIYLLLIDSDDATLIPEGAIPVRLGDVIAPAAWDEMVQRYNILELCCTLKPFLMRYVARATGCPVVYLDADTYLLGSLSPSLPQKRDFSVFLTPHLLMPFTAERLVEELGTMRIGVYNAGMVGVGTGSDALGFLDWWADRVSRYAYDAPEHGAFTDQKWLDLVPSFFREVQTSRDWGLNVGYWRVRSEQDFTEDSAGRLTFCGALVRLLHLSRFNPDKPDMLTSSLPHVQTTDSALGRFLRRYALEVIQNRQ, encoded by the coding sequence ATGGCTGCGTGGGCCAGCTTCGACGAAGGCAAGCTGGAAGAGGCCATCCAGCTCACGCGCCAATCGCTTGAACACGCCTCCGAAGATCGGCCGCATGCCTATGCGGCCCTCGGGTGGTTTCTTCTGTCAGCGGGGTCAACCGAAGAGGCGCTAGCGCTTCTGGCGTCGTCGGTGGGGCGTTATCCCGAGCACGCTCCCTTGCACTGGTATCTTGGCTTGGTACACCAAAAGGAATACCGCCTGGAGGATGCCTTCCAAGCACTCATGGCTGCAGTTGCCTTTGATCCGAATCTGGACGAAGCGGCAGTGTCCTTGGCCTGGGTGCTGGGTGATATGCATCGATTTGAAGAAGCGGAGCACTACGCCAGGCATGCGTTGTCCATCAAAACCCAACCGGAGCGACTGGCACAACTGGGATGGTTTTTACTGGCACAAGACAAGTGGGAGGCTGCAGCAGCAACACTCGCGCAAGCCCTGACACAGCAGCCGCAAAGCGCGGAGACGCGCTGCCATCTGGCAACCGCGCTACAGCGTCTGGGCAGGGCCGCCGAGGCACTGCAAGTGCTGTCCGACGGTTTGACGCTCTCAGCCGTAACCCCAGCTCTGTTGCGCCAACATATTCAACTGTTGCTGGACCTTAATCGCAGTGACGAGGCCAGTGCGTCTGTTGCGCGCTTGTTGGCACTGGCCCCCGGGGAGGGAATCAGCCACACCCTGGCCGCCGTGGCGCTGGAGCGCAATGGCGATTTGCTGGCGGCAGCAGACCACGCAGAACAAGCCGTTGCCTGCGACGACCAATCTGCAGACGCCTGGCGTGCCCTAGCCCAGGTGCGCACCCGGCAGCAACGCCTGCCCGAAGCTGCGCAGGCACTGCAGGCTGTGCTGGCCCTGGACTCCCACAACACCGGCGAAACCCAGCAAAAGCTGGGCTGGATATGCATCACGGAACGTCGCTTTGAGGACGCTATAACGGCCTTCACAGCTGCCGTGGCGAGCAATGCCAGCGACCCATCGGCGTGGTACGGGCTGGCCCGAGCCCAACACGCCGCAAAGAAGGTCGCCGATGCACTGGCAGCCATTCAGAGCGCACGGCATCTGCTAGAAGGCTGGCTGGAAGCGCAGGTGTTGCACGGCCAGATACTGATCGACCAAGGGCCTGCGGGCTGGGAAGAGGCGGTATCGCAGCTCACGGACGCTCTCGCACTGCAACCGGAAAGTACAGAGACCCGCTGCCACCTGGCGACCGTATTGCAGCATCTTGCAAGAAATACGGAGGCGCACAAGGTCCTATCCGACGGACTGGAGTTCGCCCCCGGGTCCGGTGAGTTGCTACGCCAATTGGCCGACCTCCTGCTTGCGCAGCATCACACCCAGGACGCGCGCACGGTGTGCCGCCAACTGCTCAAACAACAGCCCCAGGAAGGGATGAACTGGTACCGGTTGTCCTTGGTGTTCGTACAGTTGCAGCGGCCTGGCCTTGCCCTGCGCGCACTTGCCCGTGCCCGCCGCCTGGCAACTGGGTTGCCTGAGCCCTGGTTGCAAACCGGCTGGCTGTCACTGGAAGCGGGCGATATGCCCGCAGCACTGGACGCGGTTGAGCGCTTGTTAGAACTCGCGCCCGAGAAAGTGACGAGCAATATTCTCGCCGCCACCGTGCTGGAACGCAGCGGTCGTATCAAGGCCGCTTCGGAGCATGCCGAAAAAGCCGTGGTACTTGACGCACGGTCTGGGGCTGCCTGGCGTGTACTCGCCCAGGTGCGCTTGCGACAGAGCCGACTGACCGACGCCCGGGCTGCGCTGCAAACAGCACTAGCACTTGAGCCGGAAGACACCAATGGCACCTACCGACAACTGGGCTGGGTTTGTGTCGCCGACAGTCACTACGCAGACGCCGTAACCGCGTTTCAGTGCGCGGTGCAGAACGATGCCAAAGATGCAGCATCATGGTATGGGCTTGCCGAAGCCCATCGCGCCGCACATCAATTTGAGGAAGCGCTCCGGGCCATACACAAAGCATTAAAACTGCGCCGCGATTGGCCAGACGCTGTTCAACTGCGCCGACGCACCCTGGGAGAGCAGATCGCCGATTCGATGGCGCGCGGTCTGCTGAACTTCCGCACTGCCACAGAACACGCGCGCCACCTACAACCGGATCCAGCAGACGCTCTGCCAGGCGATACTCCCGGTGCCCAATATGAATACGCTCTGTGCAGTTTTTCCACACAGAGCCATTTGCCCCTGCTGAGAACCTTGACGGCTTCAGCGCGCAGGCATTTCTCGGGCAAGATTTACCTGTTACTCATTGACTCTGATGACGCTACGCTGATTCCTGAGGGCGCTATTCCGGTGCGATTGGGCGATGTGATCGCACCGGCGGCATGGGATGAAATGGTCCAGCGCTATAACATCCTGGAACTGTGCTGCACGCTAAAACCATTCCTGATGCGTTATGTGGCCCGTGCTACAGGATGCCCTGTGGTTTATCTGGATGCTGACACCTACCTTCTGGGTTCGTTGAGCCCCTCACTTCCGCAGAAGCGCGACTTTTCCGTTTTCCTCACCCCCCATCTTCTGATGCCGTTTACAGCAGAACGCCTTGTGGAAGAACTAGGCACCATGCGCATCGGCGTCTATAACGCCGGTATGGTCGGTGTTGGTACCGGCAGCGACGCGCTTGGTTTTCTGGACTGGTGGGCCGACCGGGTCAGTCGTTATGCCTACGACGCGCCGGAGCATGGCGCTTTCACCGACCAAAAATGGCTAGACCTGGTGCCGTCCTTTTTCCGCGAAGTGCAGACGAGTCGCGATTGGGGGTTGAATGTCGGCTACTGGCGCGTGCGCTCGGAGCAGGACTTTACAGAAGACAGTGCAGGCCGGTTGACGTTCTGCGGGGCCCTGGTTCGATTGCTGCATTTGAGCCGGTTCAATCCCGATAAGCCAGACATGCTGACATCTTCTCTGCCACACGTGCAAACCACTGACTCTGCGCTGGGCAGATTCTTGCGCAGGTATGCCCTTGAGGTCATTCAGAATAGGCAGTGA